TTCTTCGTAGCCGCTGAACATGGACATGAAGCAGAGAATGCCCAGCGGCAGGACGATGAACATGGAAAGGCCCATGCGCCAGTCCTCGAGGAACAGCAGCACCAGTACCGCCAGCGCCCCCACGATGTTGGCCGTCATCTCCGGCAGCAGGTGGGCAAGGGTGGTTTCGATGGAATCGACCCGCTCGACGATGATGTTCTTATACGAGCCGGAGGAATGGTCCAGCACCGTACCCAGCGGCAGCGTCGCCAGCTTGTCCAGCAGCCGTGTGCGGGTATTGGCTAACACATGGAAGGTGGCATGGTGGGAAAGGGATGTGGACACGCTGTGCAGCACATAGCGCAGTACCCAGAAGCCCGCCATCCACGCGCAGAGCGTCAGGCAGTACGTCAGCTCCGCCGTGCCGTTTACCAGTGCGGTGATGAGCCGAATGATGATGAAATACGGAATAAGCGAGCAGGCGACGCCCAGAAGCGCCGTAAGGACGCTCAAAGCGTACTCGCCGTACCGCCCTTTTGCCAGCTCTGCCAGCCACGAGGCGGCGGAGCGCTTTGGCTCAATTTCTTTCATGGCGAACTCCTTTCGACTGCATTACGCAGCAAGGTGCTTTTTCACGATCCGCTTGCCGATCATTGCGCCGATAAAGGCCGCCACGATCACACCGGCCACCAGCGCCACGGACACCCAGGACTGCAGCATCTGGGATGCGGCAAGGATGGCGTCCTGACGGCCATCGGTGACCATCTGATCCGCCATAGCCTTGGCTGCGATGGCGTAGGGAATGATGGTGCTGCCGAATGCGGCCAGCACCTGATTGATGACATAACTGACGGTCAGCGCCTTCGCGTTGCCGTAGCCCATCTTCCACAGCAGCAGCTCGGCAATGGCACCGGAGAGAATAAAGAGGATGATGTACGGCAGGTATCCGCCCATAATGGCACGGACGATACTGTAAATGAGGATCGCACCGGGCTTTTTCACCTTCGTGCCGATGATGAAGTAGACGATGCCCTCCAGCAGGGCGAAAAACACCGGCATCAGAATGATGGTAATGGGCGTTGCGTACAGGACGGAGCTGGCGAAGAAAATGACCACATTGATCAGAGCCAGCAGGACAACGGTGATGATGTCCTTGATTTTCAGTTTATTGGGGTTTGCAGTACTCATGGTTAAAGACTCCTTTTTGAATGGAATATGGTTGAACGTCGTAGAGACGGCGATCACAGGATAAGGCCGGCGGCGATCGATGCCGCCAGCAGGACGCAGAACACAGCATCCCACGCAGAAAACCGAAGCGACAGATAGTTGCTTTTGCGGCGGGTTAAGTCGATGCCCCGTGTTTCGGCGGAGGCGGACAGCGTCTCGGCGATGCGGATAACGCGCAAAGCCATCGGCACGGTCAGTATTTCGATATAGGATGACAGCGCTCGCAGCTTCTGAAGCGGCGATGTGAACGCGCCCCGGGTGCGGATGGATTGCCGCAGCAACTTCATGTCTCCCGACAGCACCGGGAAAAAGCGGAAGATCACTGCCACGATCATGATAAATCGCTCCGGCAGGTGCAGATTGCGCAGCGCTGCCAGGGTGCGGCTGGCTTCATTCCGCCCAATCAGCGTCCGCATGGAAATGCCGATGGCGATGATGCGCGGGAACAGCACCAGCATAAAGGAAAACACCGTGCCCGGCAGCAGAGCGTTTGCCGCCCACAGCAGCCCAAAGCTCATCCCGCCGGCCAGCGCCGTTCCGAGCCAGCCGTCCGCTGCGGTCAGCAGGATCAGTGCCGTATATACGGCATAAACTAAGTGGTTGTTGGATGTGGAGATCACGACCAGCAGGGCCAGCCAGTAAAGCAGCTTCGTTGCCGGGTGGAATCGTTCTTTATGCTGTTTTTTCGCAGGAGCATTGGAAAGATGAAAGCGCTCCATATATTGCCGTACCGCTTGCAAATCTCGTTTTGAATGAACGGGAAATTCTATTTCTGCATGCCCATCCGACAGCCCAATGCAGCGGTCACACGCACCTGCAATCAGCTCCAGATCATGGGTGATGGTGAGAACAGTCTTTTCCTTCCGCATCTCCCGGATCAGCGCTGCGCACCGCTCCAGACTTTCCGCGTCCTGTCCTGCTGTCGGCTCGTCCAGTATGACGATCGGCTTGTCGGATAGATACGCCATCATCAGCGTCAGACGCTGCATCTGCCCGCCGGAGAGGGAAAAGGGATGCCGGTTGCGGCAGTCCCATAGATCCATACTTTTCAGCAGCGCTTCCGTTTTTGCTTCAAACTCCGGCGTCACCGCATGGCCGTATTGCAGTTCGTGCAGGACGGAGCCTGTGAAGAACTGGAACTCCGCCTCCTGAAGGATGAACAGCACTTGCTTTTGCAGCTGCTTTGGATTTTGCGGCTTTCCGAAAAGCATTATCCTGCCGCCGGAGGGGCGGTAAAGCCCTGCAATCAGCTTGCCGATGGTCGTTTTGCCGCAGCCGTTTGCGCCCACAAGGCCGACGATCTCATGCTCACGGACGGAAAAGCTGACACCAGAGAGGGTATCTTTGGCCTTCCTGCCGTATGTATAGCGGACATCTGAGACGGCAAGCGCCGTCGGCGCGGTTTTCGGCAGCGGCTCTTTCTCCGGCACGGTGATCTCCGCAAGGTCGAGCGTGCGCAGAGAAAGTGTTTGTCTCCGCTCCACTGAGAACGCCTTTGCCTCTGCGGCAGTGTATTTTCCTTTGATCTCGCCGTCTGCCATGACCCAAAATTCGTCGGCAATGTCGGCAAGATAGTAGAGTCGGTGCTCGCTGAGCAGCAGCGTTTTGCCCTGCTTTTTCAGGGCAAGCAGAATCTCTTTTAACTGCTGCGTGGCTGCAAAGTCCAGATTGGCCGTGGGCTCATCCAGCAGAAAAATATCTGTGTCCATTGCCCACGCGGACAAGATGGAGATGAGCTGTCGCTCGCCGCTGGACAACTCGTAGACATTGCGATCCTTCAGCCGCTCCAGATGAAAGATCCGGAA
Above is a window of Maliibacterium massiliense DNA encoding:
- a CDS encoding MptD family putative ECF transporter S component — its product is MSTANPNKLKIKDIITVVLLALINVVIFFASSVLYATPITIILMPVFFALLEGIVYFIIGTKVKKPGAILIYSIVRAIMGGYLPYIILFILSGAIAELLLWKMGYGNAKALTVSYVINQVLAAFGSTIIPYAIAAKAMADQMVTDGRQDAILAASQMLQSWVSVALVAGVIVAAFIGAMIGKRIVKKHLAA
- a CDS encoding ATP-binding cassette domain-containing protein, giving the protein MIDFEFEFQYAEAKLPILRQIGGGIPAGRCVVLCGGSGCGKSTLLRCINGLIPQFYEGELKGFCRLNGQDTAGMRIGEIGELAASVFQDPRSQFFTVNSSNEVAFGLENHGLPQDKIRRRVDEAFRIFHLERLKDRNVYELSSGERQLISILSAWAMDTDIFLLDEPTANLDFAATQQLKEILLALKKQGKTLLLSEHRLYYLADIADEFWVMADGEIKGKYTAAEAKAFSVERRQTLSLRTLDLAEITVPEKEPLPKTAPTALAVSDVRYTYGRKAKDTLSGVSFSVREHEIVGLVGANGCGKTTIGKLIAGLYRPSGGRIMLFGKPQNPKQLQKQVLFILQEAEFQFFTGSVLHELQYGHAVTPEFEAKTEALLKSMDLWDCRNRHPFSLSGGQMQRLTLMMAYLSDKPIVILDEPTAGQDAESLERCAALIREMRKEKTVLTITHDLELIAGACDRCIGLSDGHAEIEFPVHSKRDLQAVRQYMERFHLSNAPAKKQHKERFHPATKLLYWLALLVVISTSNNHLVYAVYTALILLTAADGWLGTALAGGMSFGLLWAANALLPGTVFSFMLVLFPRIIAIGISMRTLIGRNEASRTLAALRNLHLPERFIMIVAVIFRFFPVLSGDMKLLRQSIRTRGAFTSPLQKLRALSSYIEILTVPMALRVIRIAETLSASAETRGIDLTRRKSNYLSLRFSAWDAVFCVLLAASIAAGLIL